From the genome of Bradyrhizobium elkanii USDA 76, one region includes:
- a CDS encoding cupin domain-containing protein, with the protein MTASNRSWRYLMMPLAFAGMLSVSSAAELNPAAVTYKLPDQIPWSPVDARGAQNAVVVGDPSKPGFYMVYTKWTKGNHFSRPHFHPNDRYIVVLKGTWWVGSGPKFDPDHGTVAMPAGSFVTHFGKEVHWDGAKDEDAVLLIMGEGPATATEVEQK; encoded by the coding sequence ATGACGGCGTCGAACCGATCATGGCGATACCTGATGATGCCGCTGGCCTTCGCCGGCATGCTGAGCGTCAGCTCCGCGGCCGAGCTCAATCCGGCCGCCGTCACCTACAAGCTGCCGGATCAGATTCCCTGGAGCCCGGTCGATGCGCGCGGTGCGCAGAACGCGGTCGTGGTCGGCGATCCCTCGAAGCCCGGCTTCTACATGGTCTACACCAAATGGACCAAGGGCAATCACTTCAGCCGTCCGCACTTCCATCCCAACGACCGCTACATCGTGGTACTCAAGGGCACCTGGTGGGTCGGCTCGGGTCCGAAATTCGATCCCGATCACGGCACCGTGGCGATGCCGGCCGGCAGCTTCGTCACCCATTTCGGCAAAGAGGTGCACTGGGACGGCGCCAAGGACGAGGACGCCGTGCTGCTGATCATGGGCGAAGGCCCGGCCACCGCGACCGAGGTCGAGCAGAAGTAG
- a CDS encoding 3-keto-disaccharide hydrolase, whose product MKKHLSILAAGLVIGAAALQFSTTASGDDGWVTLLDSSKKGDWDEVGKANWAMKDGALVADKLDGKDLSYLVSKNQYKDFQIRAEFWTDEDANSGIFIRCEGNKVIDSKVCYEVNIFDKRPDPTYGTGAIVDVGKVDPMPKAAGKWNVYEITAQGPHFVVTLNGQKTVDAQDSKHANGYIALQYGSGVVKFRKVQIKPL is encoded by the coding sequence TTGAAGAAGCATCTGTCGATACTGGCGGCGGGACTTGTGATCGGTGCGGCCGCGCTGCAATTTTCCACCACCGCCTCGGGGGACGACGGCTGGGTGACGCTGCTCGACAGCTCCAAGAAGGGTGACTGGGACGAGGTCGGCAAGGCCAATTGGGCGATGAAGGACGGCGCGCTGGTCGCCGACAAGCTCGACGGCAAGGATCTCTCCTATCTCGTCAGCAAAAACCAATACAAGGATTTCCAGATCCGGGCCGAGTTCTGGACCGACGAGGATGCCAACAGCGGCATCTTCATCCGCTGCGAAGGCAACAAGGTGATCGACTCCAAGGTGTGCTACGAGGTCAACATCTTCGACAAGCGGCCGGACCCGACCTACGGCACCGGCGCGATTGTCGACGTCGGCAAGGTCGATCCGATGCCGAAGGCGGCCGGCAAATGGAACGTCTACGAGATCACGGCGCAGGGGCCGCATTTCGTCGTGACGCTGAACGGCCAGAAGACCGTCGACGCCCAGGACTCCAAGCACGCCAACGGCTACATCGCGCTTCAGTATGGTTCGGGCGTGGTCAAGTTCCGCAAGGTGCAGATCAAGCCGCTCTGA
- a CDS encoding SDR family NAD(P)-dependent oxidoreductase, translating to MTKKLSGKVALVTGGSRGIGAASARALAAEGASVAISYVASPEKAEAVVAELKGKGVNARAYKADQASSSDVDHLVKTVAKDFGRLDILVNNAGVASGGAVDDPKADTATLARQEAINIDGVITAIRAASRLMGEGGRIVTVGSMLADRASFPGLADYVATKAAVVGYTKGAARDLGPRGITVNVVQPGSIDTDMNPKDGGEFAETQRLQHALQRFGRPEEVAAGVVFLASPEASFVTGTVLNVDGGFGA from the coding sequence ATGACCAAGAAGCTCTCAGGCAAGGTTGCCCTCGTCACCGGCGGTTCGCGCGGCATCGGCGCGGCCAGCGCCCGTGCACTCGCCGCGGAAGGTGCCAGCGTCGCGATCAGCTACGTTGCCTCTCCCGAGAAGGCCGAGGCCGTGGTCGCCGAGTTGAAGGGCAAGGGCGTCAACGCCCGCGCGTACAAGGCCGACCAGGCCTCGTCTTCGGATGTCGATCACCTGGTGAAGACCGTCGCCAAGGATTTTGGCCGGCTCGACATCCTGGTCAACAACGCCGGTGTCGCATCGGGCGGCGCGGTCGACGATCCCAAGGCCGACACCGCGACGCTCGCCCGGCAGGAGGCGATCAACATCGACGGCGTGATCACCGCGATCCGCGCCGCCTCCAGGCTGATGGGTGAAGGCGGCCGCATCGTCACCGTCGGCTCGATGCTGGCGGACCGCGCCTCGTTCCCGGGCCTTGCCGACTACGTCGCCACCAAGGCGGCCGTCGTCGGATACACCAAGGGCGCGGCGCGCGACCTCGGACCGCGCGGCATCACGGTGAACGTGGTGCAGCCCGGCTCGATCGACACCGACATGAACCCGAAGGACGGCGGCGAGTTTGCCGAGACGCAACGCCTGCAGCACGCGCTGCAGCGCTTCGGCCGCCCCGAGGAGGTCGCCGCCGGCGTCGTGTTCCTGGCAAGCCCGGAAGCCTCGTTCGTGACCGGCACCGTGCTCAACGTCGACGGCGGCTTCGGCGCCTGA
- a CDS encoding DUF2171 domain-containing protein, with protein sequence MANAADIREHMDVISSDKKTVGKVDHMEGTDKIKLTKQSSPDGQHHHFIPLSWVDHVDQHVHLNKSGSDVTAHWQHGRQ encoded by the coding sequence ATGGCGAACGCTGCCGACATTCGGGAACATATGGATGTGATCTCGTCGGACAAGAAGACGGTCGGCAAGGTCGACCACATGGAAGGCACCGACAAGATCAAGCTGACCAAGCAAAGCTCGCCTGACGGTCAGCACCATCACTTCATTCCGCTGTCCTGGGTCGACCATGTCGACCAGCACGTCCACCTCAACAAATCGGGCTCCGACGTGACGGCGCATTGGCAGCACGGCCGCCAATAG
- a CDS encoding glycoside hydrolase family 5 protein, which produces MTRPSILALAVSASILLSVAARACPVLIEGVPADRLKALSRGVNADGWIADPRSAPPRGLLLELRKAGMTHIRLPVPADFVMPRFAAKAEIDSRLRTVDAALKTLLGLGYAVSIDLHSGERFNALHKDDPTSAMTELKRAWTELATVMQRYPSDRVFAELLNEPDVEAVQWQGEVRELAGFIRGLLQQTTLITGPVNWQRADSLPGFTPLDDPNVVYAIHFYDPMVFTHQAHWDPSEPLHDVTGLPYPVRADDPGVQQLREQLTALDKRKALAMVDRAIPDRGIDKWLEPAAAWQRQYSRPIIINEFGVLKAGAPRDSRLRWLAGVTAYARQECWGWTHWELSQGFGLADAVTGKADRDALRALLGTR; this is translated from the coding sequence ATGACGCGGCCATCGATCCTTGCCCTCGCGGTCAGCGCGTCCATTCTGCTGTCGGTCGCCGCGCGGGCCTGCCCCGTCTTGATCGAAGGCGTGCCGGCCGACCGGCTCAAGGCGCTGTCGCGCGGCGTCAATGCCGACGGCTGGATCGCCGATCCGCGGTCGGCGCCGCCCCGCGGCCTGCTGCTCGAGCTGCGCAAGGCCGGCATGACCCACATCCGGCTGCCGGTGCCCGCCGACTTCGTCATGCCGCGCTTCGCCGCGAAAGCGGAGATCGACAGCCGCCTGCGCACCGTCGATGCGGCGCTCAAGACCCTGCTCGGCCTCGGTTATGCGGTGTCGATCGACCTGCATTCCGGCGAGCGCTTCAACGCGCTGCACAAGGACGATCCTACCAGTGCGATGACCGAACTGAAGCGCGCCTGGACCGAGCTCGCAACGGTCATGCAGCGCTATCCGTCCGACCGTGTGTTTGCGGAACTGTTGAACGAGCCGGATGTCGAGGCCGTGCAATGGCAGGGCGAAGTCCGCGAGCTGGCCGGCTTCATTCGCGGCCTGCTGCAGCAGACCACGCTGATCACCGGGCCGGTCAACTGGCAGCGCGCGGATTCGCTGCCGGGCTTCACGCCGCTCGACGATCCGAACGTCGTCTATGCCATCCACTTCTACGATCCGATGGTGTTCACCCATCAGGCCCATTGGGATCCGAGTGAGCCACTGCACGACGTCACCGGATTGCCTTATCCGGTCCGCGCCGACGATCCCGGGGTTCAACAGCTGCGGGAGCAGCTCACCGCGCTGGACAAGCGCAAGGCACTCGCGATGGTGGACCGCGCCATTCCCGACCGCGGCATCGACAAATGGCTCGAGCCTGCCGCCGCCTGGCAGCGGCAATATTCGCGGCCGATCATCATCAACGAATTCGGTGTGCTCAAGGCCGGAGCGCCGCGCGACAGCCGGCTGCGCTGGCTCGCCGGCGTGACGGCCTACGCCCGGCAAGAATGCTGGGGCTGGACCCATTGGGAGCTGTCGCAGGGCTTCGGCCTCGCCGACGCCGTCACCGGCAAGGCCGACCGCGATGCGCTGCGGGCCCTGCTCGGCACCCGCTGA
- a CDS encoding haloacid dehalogenase type II codes for MTIKAIIFDAYGTLYDVQSVADVTEDAFPGYGDIITQVWRIKQLEYSWLRSLMRRYQDFAVVTRDSLAYTLRCLGLQYDAATFARIIDKYQHLALYPDAVAALEAMKDKKLAILSNGSPDMLNALVRNSGLDRMLDATISVDAHKVFKPAPEAYTLIEEVLKVPPAEVLFISSNPWDACGAKSFGLNVAWIERVTPEAMALACVESETVAPLTMFKALRTQMDELGVVPDHRIHGLSELPALVSARS; via the coding sequence ATGACCATCAAGGCAATCATCTTCGACGCCTACGGCACGCTCTACGACGTCCAGTCGGTGGCCGACGTCACCGAGGATGCGTTCCCCGGCTACGGCGACATCATCACGCAGGTCTGGCGCATCAAGCAGCTCGAATATAGCTGGCTGCGTTCGCTGATGCGGCGCTACCAGGATTTCGCCGTCGTAACGCGCGACTCCCTCGCCTACACGCTGCGCTGCCTCGGCCTGCAATATGACGCGGCGACCTTCGCCCGCATCATCGACAAATATCAGCATCTGGCGCTGTATCCGGATGCGGTCGCCGCGCTCGAGGCGATGAAGGACAAGAAGCTTGCGATCCTCTCCAACGGCAGCCCCGACATGCTGAACGCGCTGGTGCGCAACTCAGGATTAGACCGCATGCTCGATGCGACCATCAGCGTCGATGCCCACAAGGTGTTCAAGCCGGCGCCCGAGGCCTACACGCTGATCGAGGAAGTGCTGAAAGTACCGCCGGCGGAGGTGCTGTTCATTTCCTCCAATCCGTGGGACGCCTGCGGTGCCAAGTCGTTCGGCCTCAACGTCGCATGGATCGAGCGGGTGACGCCGGAAGCGATGGCGCTGGCCTGCGTCGAAAGCGAGACGGTCGCCCCATTGACGATGTTCAAGGCGCTGCGTACCCAGATGGACGAGCTCGGCGTCGTGCCCGATCACCGGATCCACGGTCTCTCCGAACTTCCTGCCCTGGTGTCTGCAAGGTCCTGA
- a CDS encoding pirin family protein → MIELRPFAKLGGADHGWLKAKHHFSFASYYDPDNVSHGALRVWNDDEIAPNSGFPAHPHANMEIITYVREGAITHQDSLGNKGRTEAGDVQVMSAGSGIRHSEYNLEPAKTKIFQIWIEPTTTGGHPTWGSKPFPKADRSGKLVTIASGIEGDDDALPIRANARVLATTLKAGESAEYSADKARHLYLVPAAGSIEVNGVRVNARDGAAIRDEAKLKITALEDAELVLVDAA, encoded by the coding sequence ATGATCGAACTCAGACCATTCGCAAAGCTTGGCGGCGCCGACCACGGCTGGCTGAAGGCCAAGCACCACTTCTCGTTCGCGAGCTACTACGATCCCGACAATGTCAGCCACGGCGCACTGCGTGTGTGGAATGACGACGAGATCGCGCCCAACTCCGGCTTTCCGGCGCATCCGCACGCCAACATGGAGATCATCACCTATGTTCGCGAAGGCGCGATCACGCACCAGGATTCGCTCGGCAACAAGGGACGCACCGAAGCCGGCGACGTCCAGGTGATGAGCGCCGGCAGCGGCATCCGTCACTCCGAGTACAATCTGGAGCCGGCGAAGACCAAGATCTTCCAGATCTGGATCGAGCCGACGACGACGGGCGGCCACCCGACCTGGGGCTCGAAGCCGTTCCCGAAGGCGGACCGCTCCGGCAAACTCGTCACCATCGCCTCGGGTATCGAGGGCGACGACGACGCGCTGCCGATCCGCGCCAATGCGCGAGTGCTCGCCACCACGCTGAAGGCCGGCGAGAGTGCGGAATATTCCGCCGACAAGGCCCGTCACCTCTATCTGGTGCCGGCGGCCGGCAGCATCGAGGTCAACGGCGTGCGCGTCAATGCGCGCGACGGCGCCGCGATCCGCGATGAAGCCAAGCTGAAGATCACCGCGCTCGAGGATGCCGAGCTCGTGCTGGTCGACGCGGCGTAA
- a CDS encoding tripartite tricarboxylate transporter substrate binding protein, protein MNRRELLRAAAALPLAQTALANSAFAQGAYPNRNITMIVPFPAGGQADLAARPVALALERILGKPVIVDNRAGGAGGSIGNAQAARAEPDGYTLLMTLSSLAVLPEADRLFDRPVAYEVSQFAPIARVLADPTLLAVPASAPWKSLQEFVDDAKKRPGQIPYGSSGPYGTLHVAMEMFAASAGIKLLHVPFRGAGPALTALLSGTVQALASAPGTLKQQVEDGKMRVLANWGAERIASFPDLPTFKELGYKDVEFYIWAGLFAQSTLPVPIMDRLRAAMADAVKAPEVIKTFETAGSPVAYMDAPAFSKFVADDSARLIAAVKKIGKVE, encoded by the coding sequence ATGAATCGCCGCGAACTCCTGCGCGCCGCTGCCGCATTGCCGCTTGCGCAGACAGCGCTCGCCAACTCCGCGTTTGCGCAAGGCGCCTATCCCAACCGCAACATCACGATGATCGTGCCGTTTCCGGCCGGCGGCCAGGCCGACCTTGCGGCGCGGCCGGTGGCGCTCGCGCTGGAGCGCATCCTCGGCAAACCCGTGATCGTCGACAATCGCGCCGGCGGAGCAGGCGGATCGATCGGCAATGCACAGGCCGCGCGCGCCGAGCCCGACGGCTACACGCTGCTGATGACGCTGTCCTCGCTCGCGGTGCTGCCGGAGGCCGACCGGCTGTTCGATCGTCCGGTGGCTTATGAGGTGTCGCAGTTCGCGCCGATCGCGCGCGTGCTCGCCGACCCGACGCTGCTGGCGGTGCCGGCCTCGGCGCCGTGGAAGTCGCTGCAGGAATTCGTCGACGACGCGAAGAAGCGCCCGGGACAGATCCCTTACGGCTCGTCCGGTCCGTACGGCACGCTGCATGTCGCGATGGAGATGTTCGCGGCAAGCGCGGGAATAAAGCTGCTGCACGTGCCGTTCCGCGGTGCAGGCCCGGCGCTCACCGCGCTGCTTTCCGGCACGGTGCAGGCATTGGCGTCGGCGCCGGGCACGCTCAAGCAGCAGGTCGAGGACGGCAAGATGCGCGTGCTCGCCAATTGGGGCGCCGAGCGGATCGCGAGCTTCCCCGATCTGCCGACCTTCAAGGAGCTCGGTTACAAGGACGTCGAGTTCTACATCTGGGCGGGATTGTTCGCGCAGTCAACGCTTCCGGTGCCGATCATGGACCGGCTGCGCGCGGCGATGGCCGATGCCGTGAAGGCGCCGGAGGTGATCAAGACCTTCGAAACCGCGGGCAGTCCGGTCGCCTATATGGACGCGCCGGCGTTCTCAAAATTTGTTGCAGACGACAGCGCGCGGTTGATCGCGGCGGTGAAAAAGATCGGCAAGGTCGAATAG
- a CDS encoding LysR family transcriptional regulator, with protein sequence MSKLPDFEALAIFAKVVELRSFAAAATELSLSKATVSKAVSRLEERLGARLFNRTSRRLALTDAGQKLSERAARLLADGEAAENEALAQSTTPRGLVRLAVPMSFGIKTVAPLLPEFMEAYPEVSIDLHLSDATVDLIGEGFDAGLRIARLPDSSLIARRLCGMPRYTVAAPSYLKRHGRPTHPMHLAEHKCFGYAYLSTQGVWHYTNASGEQASVRPAGQLRVNNGEAVMPALLAGLGIADLPDFIVGDAIARGEVEVILKGWKQPEGAVHLVTPPGGPRPARVEVLADFLAKHFAKGRAQRK encoded by the coding sequence ATGTCGAAACTGCCGGACTTCGAGGCGCTCGCGATCTTCGCAAAAGTCGTGGAATTACGGTCATTTGCGGCCGCCGCGACCGAGCTCTCGCTGTCCAAGGCGACGGTGTCCAAGGCGGTCAGCCGGCTGGAGGAGCGGCTCGGCGCCCGGCTGTTCAACCGCACCTCGCGGCGGCTGGCGCTGACCGATGCCGGCCAGAAATTGTCGGAGCGCGCCGCGCGGCTGCTCGCCGATGGCGAGGCCGCCGAGAACGAGGCGTTGGCGCAATCGACCACGCCGCGTGGCCTGGTGCGGCTCGCGGTGCCGATGAGCTTCGGCATCAAGACGGTGGCGCCGCTGCTGCCGGAATTCATGGAGGCCTATCCGGAGGTTTCGATCGACCTGCATTTGAGCGACGCGACGGTCGACCTGATCGGCGAGGGCTTTGATGCCGGCCTGCGCATCGCGCGGCTGCCGGATTCCTCGCTGATCGCGCGGCGGCTGTGCGGCATGCCGCGCTACACGGTGGCCGCGCCGTCCTATCTGAAGCGCCACGGCCGGCCGACCCATCCGATGCATCTCGCCGAGCACAAATGCTTCGGCTACGCCTATCTCTCGACCCAGGGCGTCTGGCACTACACCAACGCGTCGGGCGAGCAGGCGAGCGTGCGTCCCGCCGGCCAGCTCCGGGTCAACAACGGCGAGGCGGTGATGCCCGCGCTGCTCGCGGGACTCGGCATCGCCGATCTGCCCGACTTCATCGTTGGCGATGCGATCGCGCGCGGCGAGGTCGAAGTGATCCTGAAAGGCTGGAAGCAGCCCGAGGGGGCCGTGCATCTCGTCACCCCGCCCGGCGGCCCGCGTCCCGCGCGCGTCGAGGTGCTGGCGGATTTCCTGGCCAAGCATTTCGCCAAAGGGCGCGCCCAGCGGAAATAG
- the wrbA gene encoding NAD(P)H:quinone oxidoreductase, with the protein MAKVLVLYYSAYGHIEAMANAVAEGAREAGVTVDIKRVPELVPAEVAKASHYKLDQAAPVAKIDDLANYDAIIVGTGTRFGRMASQMANFLDQAGGLWAKGALNGKVGGAFTSSATQHGGQETTLFSIITNLLHFGMTVVGLNYGFAGQMRLDEVTGGAPYGATTITGGDGSRQPSENELAGARYQGRAIAETAKKLRG; encoded by the coding sequence ATGGCCAAGGTTCTCGTTCTCTATTACTCCGCCTACGGTCACATCGAAGCCATGGCGAATGCCGTCGCGGAAGGCGCGCGCGAAGCCGGCGTCACCGTCGACATCAAGCGCGTGCCCGAGCTGGTGCCGGCCGAAGTCGCCAAGGCCTCGCACTACAAGCTCGACCAGGCCGCGCCGGTCGCCAAGATCGACGATCTCGCCAACTACGATGCGATCATCGTCGGCACCGGTACCCGCTTCGGCCGCATGGCCTCGCAGATGGCCAACTTCCTCGACCAGGCCGGCGGCCTCTGGGCCAAGGGCGCGCTCAACGGCAAGGTCGGCGGCGCCTTCACCTCGAGCGCGACCCAGCATGGCGGCCAGGAGACCACGCTGTTCTCGATCATCACCAACCTCCTGCATTTCGGCATGACGGTGGTCGGTCTGAACTATGGCTTTGCCGGACAGATGAGGCTCGACGAGGTCACCGGCGGCGCGCCCTACGGCGCAACCACGATCACCGGCGGCGACGGCAGCCGCCAGCCGAGCGAGAACGAACTCGCCGGCGCCCGCTATCAGGGCCGTGCGATCGCGGAGACCGCGAAGAAGCTGCGCGGCTGA
- a CDS encoding DUF5996 family protein → MTNTQKTRWPELPTAAWRDSCATLQLFTQIAGKIRLAKSPWLNHSWHVTLYVTARGLTTSPIPDGDRTFEIDFDFIDHMLRISTSDGTERQFALAGQSVASFYAAVMTNLKDLGIDVAIDEIPNEVADPIRFSQDTQHASYDADAVRRFHQILVNCDRVFKQFRTGFLGKASPVHFFWGSFDLAVTRFSGRTAPRHPGGVPHLPDEVAHEAYSHEVSSAGFWPGGGAIDYPAFYSYAYPEPAGYRGTPVRPDAAFFSEALGEFILPYDAVRTAADPDKALLEFLQSSYEAAAINANWDRAALECAPGQPGVVRGI, encoded by the coding sequence ATGACCAACACACAGAAGACCCGCTGGCCGGAACTGCCGACCGCGGCGTGGCGCGACAGCTGTGCCACGCTCCAGCTCTTCACCCAGATCGCCGGCAAGATCCGGCTGGCGAAGTCGCCCTGGCTCAATCACTCCTGGCACGTCACGCTCTATGTCACGGCGCGCGGGCTGACCACCTCGCCGATCCCCGACGGCGATCGCACGTTCGAGATCGACTTCGATTTCATCGATCACATGCTCCGCATCTCGACCAGCGACGGCACCGAACGGCAATTCGCGCTGGCCGGTCAATCGGTCGCGAGCTTCTACGCGGCGGTCATGACCAATCTGAAGGACCTCGGCATCGACGTCGCCATTGACGAGATCCCGAACGAAGTCGCCGACCCGATCCGGTTCTCGCAGGATACGCAGCATGCGTCGTATGACGCCGATGCCGTGCGCCGGTTTCACCAGATCCTTGTGAACTGCGACCGCGTGTTCAAGCAATTCCGGACCGGCTTTCTCGGCAAGGCGAGCCCGGTGCATTTCTTCTGGGGCAGCTTCGATCTCGCGGTGACGCGGTTTTCCGGCAGGACCGCGCCGCGGCATCCCGGCGGCGTGCCCCATTTGCCCGACGAGGTGGCGCACGAGGCCTATTCGCACGAGGTCAGCAGCGCCGGCTTCTGGCCGGGTGGCGGCGCGATCGATTATCCCGCGTTCTATTCCTACGCCTATCCGGAGCCCGCGGGCTATCGCGGCACGCCGGTGCGGCCCGACGCCGCCTTCTTCAGCGAGGCGCTCGGCGAATTCATCCTGCCTTACGATGCCGTGCGGACGGCTGCCGACCCCGACAAGGCGTTGCTCGAATTCCTGCAATCGAGCTATGAGGCGGCGGCCATCAATGCGAACTGGGACCGTGCTGCGCTGGAATGCGCACCGGGCCAGCCGGGCGTGGTCCGAGGGATCTAG
- a CDS encoding YbaK/EbsC family protein produces the protein MSLESVRAFFAEKAPEISVIESTTSSATVVLAAEAYGVEPARIAKTLSLRVGDRVVLIVAAGTSRMDNKKVKAAFGGKPKMLGLDEVADITGHEVGGVCPFGLKTPLPVYCDVSLKAFDVVVPAAGSTHSAVRITPDRMAELTAAEWVDVCEVRPEN, from the coding sequence ATGAGCCTCGAGTCCGTCCGCGCCTTCTTCGCCGAGAAGGCGCCCGAAATCTCCGTGATCGAATCCACCACGAGCTCCGCGACCGTCGTGCTGGCGGCGGAAGCCTATGGCGTCGAGCCGGCGCGGATCGCCAAGACGTTGAGCCTGCGGGTCGGCGACCGCGTGGTGCTGATTGTCGCCGCCGGGACGTCACGAATGGACAACAAGAAGGTCAAGGCGGCGTTCGGCGGCAAGCCGAAGATGCTCGGCCTCGACGAGGTCGCCGACATCACCGGTCACGAGGTCGGCGGCGTCTGTCCGTTCGGGCTGAAGACGCCGCTTCCGGTCTATTGCGACGTATCGCTGAAGGCATTCGACGTCGTGGTGCCGGCCGCGGGCTCGACCCACAGCGCAGTCCGCATCACGCCCGACAGGATGGCGGAGCTGACCGCGGCCGAATGGGTCGACGTCTGCGAAGTCAGACCTGAGAACTAA
- a CDS encoding dienelactone hydrolase family protein produces the protein MTNFAGLAASLATLLIGSAELACAAGAEPPPAFVEFESPLASAQPLQGYLRLPDGPGPSPAVVLLHGCGGFFKQLDERWGKRLAAWGYVTLTVDRFGPRGITSTCASGPPAATVHDAYRALSFLARQSAVDPARVAVIGFSQGAWLALFSVERGAIERNAKEKFRAAVAFYPPCLSIKGDMTVPTLIMVGELDDWTPAKECRNLAEGRDDYGISRQKELGYPIELIVYSGAYHDFDVPSFRAPQKLLGHHLEFNEVARDQSIDALRKFLYATIGGQERSQ, from the coding sequence ATGACGAACTTCGCCGGACTTGCCGCATCCCTCGCCACACTTCTGATCGGAAGCGCGGAGCTTGCCTGCGCAGCCGGCGCCGAGCCACCGCCCGCCTTCGTCGAATTCGAGAGCCCGCTTGCAAGCGCGCAGCCGCTGCAGGGCTATCTGCGATTGCCCGACGGACCGGGCCCTTCGCCCGCCGTGGTGCTGCTGCACGGCTGCGGCGGCTTTTTTAAGCAACTCGACGAGCGCTGGGGCAAGCGGCTGGCGGCCTGGGGCTACGTCACCCTCACGGTCGACCGGTTCGGCCCACGGGGCATCACCAGCACCTGCGCGAGCGGGCCGCCGGCTGCGACCGTCCACGACGCCTATCGTGCGCTGAGTTTCCTCGCGCGGCAATCGGCGGTTGATCCTGCCCGCGTCGCGGTGATCGGGTTCTCGCAAGGCGCGTGGCTTGCCCTGTTCTCGGTCGAGCGCGGCGCGATCGAGCGTAACGCCAAGGAGAAATTCCGTGCGGCCGTCGCGTTCTATCCGCCCTGCCTCAGCATCAAGGGCGACATGACGGTGCCGACGCTGATCATGGTCGGCGAGCTCGACGACTGGACCCCGGCCAAGGAGTGCCGGAATCTGGCCGAAGGCCGCGATGACTACGGCATCTCACGGCAGAAAGAGCTGGGGTATCCGATCGAACTCATCGTCTATTCCGGCGCCTATCATGATTTCGACGTACCGTCATTCCGCGCGCCCCAGAAGCTGCTCGGTCATCACCTCGAATTCAACGAGGTGGCCAGGGATCAATCCATCGACGCACTCAGGAAATTCCTGTATGCGACAATCGGCGGGCAAGAGAGATCACAATGA